In Altererythrobacter rubellus, the following are encoded in one genomic region:
- a CDS encoding Pr6Pr family membrane protein: MDQKLSSISRICAGIIGIGALATITLQTTINTEPGTSPLENFALLFRFFTIWSNFAGGVVMLWIAAGRPISQRVTLALATALTIVALVYHALLAADHHPVELDWWTNLNFHTIIPAAFILWWTVFSDRAHLTWRSLPWVMVFPILYSAFALIYGANTGFYAYFFLDLPSLGWGQMLINMTGLSAFFVLMGAVLLGLRNIIPNAHV, translated from the coding sequence ATGGACCAAAAGCTCTCTTCGATCTCGCGGATTTGTGCGGGCATCATCGGCATCGGCGCACTTGCCACCATCACGTTGCAAACCACCATCAACACCGAGCCGGGTACCTCCCCCTTGGAGAACTTTGCGCTGCTGTTCCGTTTCTTCACCATATGGAGCAATTTCGCGGGCGGCGTGGTGATGTTGTGGATTGCCGCAGGCAGGCCGATCAGTCAGCGTGTTACCTTAGCACTGGCAACTGCGCTCACGATCGTCGCGCTGGTGTATCACGCACTTCTCGCCGCAGACCATCATCCGGTTGAGCTTGATTGGTGGACCAACCTAAACTTTCACACGATCATTCCCGCTGCATTTATTCTTTGGTGGACGGTGTTTTCAGATCGCGCGCACCTGACCTGGCGATCATTGCCATGGGTGATGGTGTTCCCGATCCTCTATTCCGCTTTCGCTCTGATCTACGGCGCAAACACCGGATTCTACGCCTATTTCTTCCTCGACCTCCCATCGCTTGGATGGGGGCAGATGCTGATCAATATGACTGGCTTAAGCGCATTTTTTGTCTTGATGGGCGCAGTACTTCTGGGGCTGCGCAACATTATCCCTAACGCCCACGTCTGA
- a CDS encoding Smr/MutS family protein, producing MRAHDQGGLDGHWDRKLKAGEIAPDFTLDLHGHNLDSAHARLMDGMAQARAMGARVVLLIAGRARPVDPADRQHRRGAIRAKLLDWLAASEHGDAIAAVRKAHIRHGGAGAIYLVLRRGR from the coding sequence GTGCGAGCGCACGATCAAGGCGGGCTCGATGGGCATTGGGACCGCAAGCTGAAGGCTGGAGAGATTGCGCCAGATTTCACTCTCGATCTACATGGCCACAATCTCGACAGCGCGCATGCGCGGCTGATGGACGGGATGGCGCAAGCAAGAGCAATGGGGGCGAGAGTCGTGCTTCTAATCGCGGGGCGTGCGCGCCCGGTTGATCCGGCTGATCGCCAGCACCGCAGAGGCGCGATCAGGGCGAAGCTGCTCGATTGGCTCGCGGCGAGCGAGCATGGCGATGCCATTGCGGCGGTCCGCAAAGCGCATATCCGCCACGGTGGAGCGGGTGCAATCTATCTCGTACTCAGACGTGGGCGTTAG
- the mltA gene encoding murein transglycosylase A, whose product MPAPQPPIENAAALGVAIGPALAELRIAQEDASAALASFIESCPKLLARDDQSGLTQRADWQDACDAAPAWSATDPLGFFYSYLTPVRVGDSAAFATGYFEPAIAGCRVRQSGCETPVYAMPPDLVRAWPDEVPESEREGQPPLGRIAADGRFVPYYERAEIEAGALVGRGLEIAYASDPIELFFLQIQGSGKIIAPDGETIRIGYAGQNGREYVSIGGVMRERELFGDEPGKYAPSMQGIVQYLRENLEDGAALMRLNKSWVFSRELIGEGPLGALEVPVRRESSVAVDPRFVPLGAPVWLDLDRNEADGLWIAQDTGGAIKGANRFDTFWGAGEDAGEIAGGMSGRGQALVLVPKASAERLNLANAE is encoded by the coding sequence ATGCCTGCACCGCAGCCACCAATCGAAAATGCTGCCGCACTCGGCGTGGCAATCGGCCCTGCCCTTGCGGAGTTGCGAATTGCGCAGGAAGATGCCTCGGCAGCTCTCGCCAGTTTTATCGAATCGTGCCCTAAACTTCTCGCGCGTGATGACCAGAGCGGGCTGACACAGCGCGCCGACTGGCAAGATGCCTGCGATGCCGCGCCCGCATGGTCCGCAACAGACCCGCTTGGCTTTTTCTACTCATATCTCACGCCAGTCCGTGTCGGTGATAGTGCAGCCTTCGCCACCGGCTATTTCGAACCGGCAATCGCAGGATGCCGGGTGCGCCAATCTGGGTGCGAGACACCGGTTTACGCAATGCCTCCGGATTTGGTTCGTGCCTGGCCGGATGAGGTGCCCGAATCCGAGCGCGAGGGGCAGCCGCCACTTGGCAGAATCGCAGCCGATGGCAGGTTTGTACCCTATTACGAACGGGCAGAAATCGAAGCGGGGGCATTGGTAGGGCGAGGGTTGGAAATCGCCTATGCGTCCGACCCTATCGAGCTGTTTTTCCTGCAAATCCAGGGCTCCGGTAAAATTATCGCGCCAGATGGAGAGACTATCCGCATCGGTTATGCGGGGCAGAACGGGCGCGAATATGTCAGCATCGGTGGCGTGATGCGCGAGCGTGAGCTTTTCGGAGATGAACCCGGGAAATATGCGCCTTCGATGCAAGGGATCGTCCAGTATCTGCGCGAAAATCTGGAAGATGGCGCCGCGTTGATGCGGCTCAACAAGAGCTGGGTGTTCTCTCGCGAATTGATCGGCGAGGGCCCTTTGGGTGCGTTGGAGGTGCCGGTGCGCCGCGAAAGCTCGGTGGCGGTTGATCCCCGGTTTGTGCCGCTTGGCGCGCCTGTCTGGCTCGATCTGGACCGTAATGAGGCAGACGGGCTGTGGATCGCGCAGGACACAGGCGGCGCGATCAAGGGCGCCAACCGGTTCGACACATTTTGGGGCGCGGGCGAAGACGCCGGCGAAATCGCTGGTGGAATGAGCGGGCGTGGCCAAGCCTTGGTACTGGTGCCGAAAGCTTCGGCCGAACGGCTAAATCTAGCGAACGCAGAATGA